The Paenibacillus sp. MBLB1832 genome has a window encoding:
- a CDS encoding ABC transporter permease, producing the protein MNNVVEEKFATPDKRSASMPGFVQMLIRDYRLYVLASPGLLFFLIFKYVPMWGLLLAFKDYSPYMGFWESKWVGFKYFEELFRNTDFPLLFRNTFAISLMNIFLFFPLPIILALLLNEVKKQVFKRVVQTLIYLPHFISWVVIVGICYLLFSQGDGVVNKLLVEAGYSKINFLSNPDTFWFMLTTQSIWKEAGWGTIIFLAALSGINPELYESAQIDGANRWKQAVHITLPGIRSIIVILLILRMGSILEVGFEHIYLMTSSPVSHVADVFDTYAYRSGVQNGRFSFATAVGIFKSMIGLVLVVLANKLSKRFGEEGIY; encoded by the coding sequence ATGAATAACGTAGTCGAAGAGAAGTTCGCAACACCTGATAAGCGTTCGGCGTCAATGCCAGGATTTGTTCAAATGCTTATTAGAGACTATCGACTGTATGTGTTAGCGTCACCGGGATTGTTGTTTTTCCTTATATTCAAGTACGTGCCCATGTGGGGGTTGTTACTCGCCTTTAAGGACTATTCGCCCTATATGGGCTTCTGGGAAAGTAAGTGGGTAGGCTTTAAGTATTTCGAAGAGTTGTTTCGCAATACGGACTTTCCATTGCTTTTCCGAAATACGTTTGCGATCAGCCTCATGAATATTTTTCTGTTCTTTCCGTTGCCGATCATACTTGCACTCCTCCTGAACGAGGTCAAGAAGCAAGTGTTCAAGCGAGTCGTTCAGACGCTCATTTATTTGCCTCACTTCATCAGTTGGGTCGTGATCGTCGGGATATGCTACTTGTTGTTTAGCCAAGGAGACGGCGTTGTAAACAAATTGCTTGTTGAGGCAGGCTATTCTAAGATCAACTTTCTTTCCAATCCGGACACGTTCTGGTTCATGCTGACCACACAATCAATCTGGAAGGAAGCGGGATGGGGGACTATTATCTTTCTGGCAGCGCTAAGCGGCATCAATCCCGAGCTGTACGAGTCGGCCCAGATCGATGGTGCGAATCGCTGGAAGCAAGCAGTCCACATTACCCTCCCAGGCATTCGGTCTATAATTGTGATCCTGCTTATTCTACGAATGGGATCCATTCTTGAAGTAGGCTTCGAGCACATTTATTTAATGACGAGCTCCCCGGTATCTCATGTTGCGGATGTGTTCGATACGTATGCCTATCGAAGCGGGGTGCAGAACGGACGGTTCAGCTTCGCGACAGCCGTCGGTATTTTCAAGTCAATGATTGGTCTTGTATTGGTAGTGCTTGCGAATAAGCTTAGCAAGCGCTTTGGAGAGGAGGGCATCTACTGA
- a CDS encoding carbohydrate ABC transporter permease, which translates to MKAKASSRVADSLIYLMLTLVTLITFLPFLYIFFVSFTDAQEFHTKSIILIPEKWSLSSYRYIMSTKMFIRSLGVSGLLAVVGSVIGLAISNTLAYTLSRKRLLGRKYLLMGIVFTMLFSAGMIPNYILVKNLGLMNTIWALILPALTGGWNIILMKSFFEEIPAELEDAGRIDGCSDFGIYFRIMLPLSLPSLAAFGLFYAVGYWNTYFAGVLYISNETLRPMQVVLQMMLIQASTLVGNASIANELQAEQQLPPETIKMAAVIISTLPILMVYPFLQRYFVQGLTLGSVKG; encoded by the coding sequence ATGAAAGCAAAGGCCAGTTCAAGGGTTGCGGATAGCCTCATCTATCTAATGCTTACACTCGTTACATTAATCACGTTTCTTCCTTTTCTCTACATTTTCTTCGTCTCCTTCACAGATGCTCAGGAGTTCCATACGAAATCGATTATTCTGATTCCCGAGAAGTGGAGCCTATCCTCCTACCGCTATATCATGTCAACGAAAATGTTTATCCGCTCCCTGGGTGTCAGCGGGCTTCTCGCCGTGGTAGGGTCCGTGATCGGACTCGCCATAAGTAATACACTCGCTTATACGTTATCCCGCAAGCGACTGCTTGGTCGCAAGTATTTGTTGATGGGCATTGTATTTACGATGCTCTTCAGCGCCGGCATGATTCCTAATTACATTCTAGTCAAGAACCTCGGACTGATGAACACCATATGGGCGTTAATTCTACCGGCGTTGACTGGAGGCTGGAATATCATTCTGATGAAAAGCTTCTTCGAGGAAATTCCGGCGGAGCTTGAAGATGCGGGAAGGATCGACGGCTGCTCGGACTTCGGTATTTATTTCCGCATTATGCTTCCGTTGTCCTTACCCTCATTAGCGGCCTTCGGTCTATTCTACGCCGTCGGCTATTGGAATACGTATTTTGCCGGTGTTCTCTACATAAGCAACGAGACGCTTCGTCCCATGCAGGTCGTTCTGCAAATGATGCTCATTCAAGCCTCCACGCTAGTGGGCAACGCGAGTATCGCAAATGAGCTTCAAGCCGAGCAACAGCTTCCTCCAGAGACAATCAAGATGGCTGCGGTCATTATCTCGACCTTGCCTATCCTGATGGTGTATCCATTCTTGCAGAGGTACTTCGTTCAAGGCTTGACTCTGGGTTCAGTGAAGGGGTAA